The Microcoleus sp. AS-A8 genome has a window encoding:
- a CDS encoding response regulator encodes MNLPSHPDSSLVLVVDDDRSLRTLLRFAMEEEGYQVAEANNGENCLAQFARLTPDIVLLDAVMPVMDGFTCCSQLRTLPTAEYTPVLMITVLDDQESVDQAFAAGATDYVTKPIHWAVLRQRVARLLEANRSLTQVQQVTEALQRQLQREILFRSLTQRLAQVLTLEEILNPCVNEIREFLDVDSLALYHKNGNLAVKSLSENGTSRFQPSGQESGWEMEYAQEFEAGRIVAISDIQQPEVSATVVQRLKQVRMKAVLMVPVFVRGEWWGLLEAADSDSRDWQGEMVDVLVDVANLIALTLGYRDK; translated from the coding sequence ATGAACCTTCCATCTCACCCAGATTCTTCCCTGGTTCTGGTCGTTGATGATGACCGCTCCCTCAGAACGCTGCTTCGCTTTGCGATGGAAGAAGAAGGATATCAAGTGGCAGAAGCGAATAATGGAGAGAACTGCTTGGCTCAATTTGCACGCCTCACACCGGATATTGTGTTGCTCGATGCCGTGATGCCGGTGATGGATGGCTTTACCTGCTGTAGCCAATTGCGTACTCTTCCCACGGCGGAGTACACGCCTGTACTGATGATTACGGTACTTGACGATCAAGAGTCGGTCGATCAGGCTTTTGCGGCTGGTGCGACGGATTATGTCACGAAACCCATCCATTGGGCCGTGCTGCGTCAGCGTGTTGCCCGTCTTTTGGAAGCGAATCGGTCGCTCACCCAAGTTCAACAAGTCACCGAGGCGTTGCAAAGGCAGCTCCAGCGGGAGATATTATTCCGAAGCCTTACTCAACGTCTGGCTCAGGTTCTGACTTTGGAGGAAATTCTCAACCCCTGTGTCAATGAAATTCGAGAGTTTTTAGATGTAGATAGTCTTGCATTATATCACAAAAATGGAAATTTGGCGGTAAAGTCTCTCTCCGAGAACGGAACTTCTCGGTTTCAACCCTCTGGTCAAGAGTCGGGTTGGGAGATGGAATATGCTCAAGAGTTTGAGGCTGGGAGGATTGTCGCTATTTCGGATATCCAGCAGCCAGAAGTATCTGCTACTGTTGTCCAGCGTCTGAAGCAGGTAAGGATGAAGGCTGTGCTGATGGTACCCGTTTTTGTCCGAGGAGAGTGGTGGGGACTGCTAGAAGCGGCTGACTCGGACTCTAGGGATTGGCAAGGGGAAATGGTAGATGTTTTGGTTGATGTGGCAAATCTGATAGCGCTCACACTTGGCTACCGCGATAAATGA